The Nitrospirota bacterium genome contains the following window.
AAGGGGCCTGGGAAGATCGTCGGCACTTTGGCCATGAGGAATTGCTTCGCCGCTTCCTCGTATGCCTTGTCCTCTGGGACGATCACACCGTTGACGTGGGCTTCCCCAGGGTTCGGCAAGCAAATGCCCATGCTCGCAGCCGATGGAGGAAGGAAATGTTCCGGGCCTGGAAGGACGCGATACTGAGTCATTACGGCTTACTCTCCGGCAAGGGGTTAAAGAACGGGAAACGCAAGTTTTTCGACGATCTGGATCTTCCCTACTCTAAGCTTTTCCCATGCCACCTGCAACCTCGCAGAAGGCCCACCACCGTGAAATTTCGGGCCATCCAACGAGAGAGGCTTAGGTCTTTTGTCCTGAGCTGCTAGCTTGCCTGCAAGTAGCTAATCGTGCCCGTTGAAGCTGCACATATTATAGAGATGTGGATTTCGCCCTGTCAAACTAATCGGCATGGCTTCAGTCGGTATGGAGTGGCAGCTGCTCGTAAATAATGAGTGCGTATTCAATATATTGCAAGGTGTCATGGTAATTGCTCGCAGGCAGGGTTGGATCCCAGGGCACAGGCCCGCTCAAGGTCATCTTTGGCGAGTCGCCCCTGTAGGCGTTCTCGATAGAGTTTTGCCCTGTTGACCAGGGCCGCAGCATTGGTGGGATCGACACGAATAACAGTGGATAAATCTTCAATTGCCTGCTCAGGCTGATTCAGCTTGAGGTAGATCTCGCTTCGGAGCGCATAGGCCTCCTTTTGCTGGGGGATCCAGCTTTCAGGCGTTTGAGCATTAATTAACTTCTTCAGTGTGGCCAATGCCTGCTGCCATGATTTGGCCTCTGCCTGGCGGCGCGCTTGCGTCGTGTATGCGCCGATGAGTCGCTGGCGGGCGATATCGGCAAACGGATCGAGCTCAAGAACTTGTTCGTAGGCAGCGGTGGCCTCGTCCCATTGCTTCAACCAGGTGAATGTATCCCCCTTCCCAACCCATGCCCATACATTTTTATCGTCGAGTGTGATGGCGCGATCAAAGTCTAGTCTGGCTTTATCCAGATAGTCCGAATAGTCCGAGGGCTGAGCCTGCTGGGAAAAGGCCAGCGAGATCAGCCGGAGATAGGTTTGGCCTCGTACGATCAGTGGGTCGACGTAACGCTCATCGAGCGTGGAGGCCTCGGTGCTGAGCTGGATTTTGTCTCGTAGGTTGTGTGCGTGGAGTGCGGTTTCCAGTAGCGCGCGCGCTCGTTGCTGTGAGGTGGACTTTCCGCTCGGCTCAATGGCCAACATTCGGACACCGACCGGCTGCTGTTGAAGCTCTTGTAATTGAGAGCGCAATTGATGGTTTTCTTGCTGGAGCTGACGAAAGTGATGTGCAAGTTGCTGATCGGATTGCAGTCGGCGTATGGCCTCCGCGAGACTGCTTACATTGACCGTAGCGCGAATGCGGACAAAGAAGACGGGGCGGTCCCGTTCGAAGGAGCGTCGAGATTCGAGGATTTCTGTTTCCGTGATGGCTGCGGCGATTGTTCTGATCTCCAGGGAGCTGGCTTGCGCGCTTCTTCCTCCAGATTCTTTTTCCACATCGTGGAATGTGGCCTCGAGATAGATGCCCGCTTCCTCCACGGCTTTTCGTTGAGCTCGCTGAAGGACTTTTTCTTCTGCAGCGGCCAGGGTATCGCCATCAGCCATGACGTACTGGCTATCGGCGATGACGATTTTCGTCGAGGCGCCCATTGCCGAGGTTCCCCATAGAATGAGTGCGAAGATAAGGGGGTAGAACAGTTGCTGGTGCAGTTTCATCAGACAACTATACCCGCTCGATTGGTGAGGGGGCAATGCAACTAAAGCAGAGACAAAAATTTATGGGGATATGGGCACGAAGCGTGGTCAGTAGGCCTAGGGCTAGCGTGCTTTCGGAAAGACTTGAATGAATGGATGGACTTCGACCCGTTCAAATACACCATGGACGGTATAGGGGTCTTCGCGGGCGAATTGCTGCGCATCTTCCAACGAGTCCGCCTCAATGACGATCAGGCTTCCGGTTTTATCCGTGAGCGGACCGGCCAGCACAACTCGGCTTTGCGCGTCGAGGGCCTCCATCTTGGCGAGATGCGCAGGGCGATAGATTTTTCGCTTAGCCTCCCCGTCGGGGCCGTCGAATCCGAGAATGACGAATTTCATCTTGATACCTCGAAGGCACTGCTAAAGTGTTGAGCTCAGGCGAGATCCTCGAGGGGACAGCGATCTTTATAGCCAGTCGTCGTTTCATGCCACCAGCGAACCTCTTGCTCTCCGAGCTTCCAGCAGAGGTAGACCACTCGACCGTCACGAAGATGGGGAAAGTCACAGAGGCCAAGGTCCAGGTCCTTCACCAGGATGCCAATCTCCTGGATCGCCTGAAGATTCGTACTGACTTGCTGAAGACCGGAGATGTATAGGTGCCCGACCGTGCTGCCCCCGCCATATTCAGCCCTGGCACTAGCCTTCTGGATTTCATCCTTCGTTCGAGCCAAGACAGCCTTGGCCTGCTGGATCGATATCAGCTTGGAGTTCAGCTGGGGGATGAGGTGATTAGCCTCGGATAATGTAAACGTTCGCTCGTGTTGTTCCTGCTCGTCGTCATGTGCCATGGTGTGCCTCTAGGGAGGTTCCTCATGTATCACACCATTCTTTTGGGCTGCAACTATAAGGATGGCGTAATCGTATCATCAGATTCGGGGGAGACGGTTTCGGCTGGACTGGGCATAAGTGAGGGAAAGAGGGTTGGTGAAAATAGAAGGTGATTCATATTGACAAGGCACGTCGCTCGCGTTATCCTTGGACCAATATCTCAGCTCGGATCAGCGGTATCTCCACACAAAAAAGACTTCCGGGGCGCATCTCGAAACAAGCCACAATCGTTCAGGCCATAGAGACATTCAGCTCGGCATGATTTTCCCCTTGAGACAATATCCGCAGATATGAGACAGAGCCGTACTCTGATTAGAGACGGACGTAGCGAGTAAG
Protein-coding sequences here:
- a CDS encoding DUF2203 domain-containing protein; translated protein: MAHDDEQEQHERTFTLSEANHLIPQLNSKLISIQQAKAVLARTKDEIQKASARAEYGGGSTVGHLYISGLQQVSTNLQAIQEIGILVKDLDLGLCDFPHLRDGRVVYLCWKLGEQEVRWWHETTTGYKDRCPLEDLA
- a CDS encoding YciI family protein, which gives rise to MKFVILGFDGPDGEAKRKIYRPAHLAKMEALDAQSRVVLAGPLTDKTGSLIVIEADSLEDAQQFAREDPYTVHGVFERVEVHPFIQVFPKAR